The Enterobacter oligotrophicus sequence TCCGCGCTGGCACTGCTCGTTGCTGCTTCGCTTTCCGGCTGTGCTGCACAGCACACGACAGCACCTGCGCCAGAAGCTCAGAAAACCGTGACGGCTCCGGCTGAGACGGGTGTGATCAAACGCGATCTTGCCGATGGCCTGTACGAAATGGTGCTCAACCAGAAAGGCGATGCGCTGTTTGTTGCCAGCGCGGAAGGCTTCAAGGACGTGCAGGGTGGAGTGGTCTACAAACTTGATCCCGCCACGCTGAAAACCACGGGCCGCAGCCATACCGACCTGAAAAACTTCGCAATGACGATCTCCCCTGACGGGCAGACCGTTTATGTGACTAACTCGCTGGACGGCGGTATCAGCGCCATTAACACCGCAGACGGTAAAGTCAAAAAGCGCCTGATGTTTACCGAGCGTAACGAAGAAGGGTTCCCGTTTGGCGCGCGTGAAATTCTGCTGCATGAAGGCACGCTGTATGTCGGCGGCGTGGGCGATCCAGGCGTGATTTGGGTTGTTGATGCCGAAACCCTGAAACTGAAAAAAACCATCAAAAATGCGGGTCAGTGGGTCACCGGGCTGCTGTGGTCTGAACAGACGGATCGTCTGTATGCGGCCAACGGCGGCGGCGAGATCCTCGTTATCAACCCGCACACTAATAAAATTGAAAAACGCTGGAAACCGCTGGGCGACAAGCCTGCGCTGCTCCTGAACCTGGCGGAAGATAAGGCCACAGGACGTCTGTTCGTCACCGATAACTCCAAAGCCAAAACCACGCTGGTGTTGAATATTCACACGGGCGAAGTGATCAAACAACTTGATGTAGGCGATTCGCTGGCGGTGAAATTTAATGCCAAACGCAATGAGCTGTACATCACCCAGCGCGAGAGCGGCAAGCTGTTGAGCCTGGACGCCACCACCTATGCCGTGAAGCATACCTGGGATCTGCCACCGAATCCGAACAGCCTGCTGCTGTCGGCCGATGGTCAGACGCTCTACGTCACCGTTAAGCAGGCGTTCAATAAAGACAACTCCACTAACGGCCCGGACAGCGTCGTTCGCATCTCTCTTAAATAAATTCTAAGGCCCGGTTACGGGCCATTTTGCGTGTACTTTTAATGAGTTACTTATGAACAACACCACAATGCACAAAACGCTGCTGGCGCTTGCCATTGCTGCGGCTACGCACTCCGCCTTTGCGGCGGAGGCTAAAAAAGAGGACACCATTGTTGTCCAGTCTGCTCCCGCCAGCGATTTCAAACCCGGCGGTGACCAGCTGGTGCCCGCCTTTCTTGACGGGCAGGTAGCCAACGGCGGACGCATGGGAATGCTCGGCCAGCAGAATGCCATGGACGTTCCGTTCAATATCATCAGCTACACCTCGAAACTGGTGGAAGATCAGCAGGCGAAAACCATTGCTGATGTCGTTGCTAACGACGCGGGCGTACAGTACGTCCAGGGTTACGGCAACAGCGCAGAAACGTTTCGTATTCGTGGCCTGAAGTTTGACGGCGACGACATGACCTTTGGCGGTCTCTCCGGCGTGCTGCCGCGTCAGGTCGTTGATGCCCAGATGGTTGACCGCATTGAGATCTTCAAAGGGGCAAACTCCCTGATGAACGGTGCAGCAAGCTCAGGCGTGGGCGGGATGATTAACCTTGAGCCAAAACATGCGGGCGCAACGCCGCAGGCGAAAGTGGGTGTGGACTACACTTCCGATTCGCAGTTTGGCACCACGCTGGATGCGGGCCGTCGCTTTGGCGACAGCGATCAGTTTGGCGCGCGCGTGAACCTGGTCCACCGTGAAGGGGA is a genomic window containing:
- a CDS encoding YncE family protein, with protein sequence MTKKLSALALLVAASLSGCAAQHTTAPAPEAQKTVTAPAETGVIKRDLADGLYEMVLNQKGDALFVASAEGFKDVQGGVVYKLDPATLKTTGRSHTDLKNFAMTISPDGQTVYVTNSLDGGISAINTADGKVKKRLMFTERNEEGFPFGAREILLHEGTLYVGGVGDPGVIWVVDAETLKLKKTIKNAGQWVTGLLWSEQTDRLYAANGGGEILVINPHTNKIEKRWKPLGDKPALLLNLAEDKATGRLFVTDNSKAKTTLVLNIHTGEVIKQLDVGDSLAVKFNAKRNELYITQRESGKLLSLDATTYAVKHTWDLPPNPNSLLLSADGQTLYVTVKQAFNKDNSTNGPDSVVRISLK